In Synechococcus sp. RS9909, one genomic interval encodes:
- a CDS encoding extracellular solute-binding protein encodes MFRKRHLLQCRRVQGPAAIAALALALSGCGRLGASLPVNLYVAVGLEDTNVISESNHRFFRERVAIAVKEFRRLNPSIHVQLALYPESSLVERIERRNAADLGPDVILSDAYMAKTLYKAKLTTSIPFDKELEANIFSSMLQRVTGADRQIVAQPFVLYLQLACFNRRALPQPPRTTQDLLRISAGGKNFGLSYDSAQIFWTAGSQGALPALNRIEQNQPITPQDRDSITAWLAWLQQAAAQQRIQFFANEMELKLGLQKRELDWITCSSADVEELKAKLGDDLGVSALPHGPWHAASPPNRLRVLSLGENSSPRQRNAAITLMDYLLQPQVQRNLTLRSLSFLPANRHVRVPIKSSSILQAMVTSRKQSAAASEFLNHFNLNKKLRSGMTTILTPLIFGINTPEESSDNLILFLANARQ; translated from the coding sequence GTGTTCCGCAAGCGCCATCTGCTCCAATGTCGCCGCGTCCAGGGCCCGGCCGCCATTGCCGCCCTGGCCCTGGCACTCTCCGGCTGCGGCCGACTGGGCGCCTCGTTACCGGTCAACCTGTATGTGGCGGTCGGCCTTGAAGACACAAACGTCATCAGCGAAAGCAACCACCGCTTCTTCCGGGAGCGCGTCGCCATCGCAGTCAAGGAATTCCGACGGCTCAACCCCTCCATCCATGTGCAGCTGGCGCTCTACCCAGAAAGCAGCCTGGTGGAACGAATCGAGAGACGTAACGCCGCAGATCTTGGTCCAGATGTGATCTTGAGCGATGCCTACATGGCCAAGACCCTCTACAAAGCCAAGCTGACGACATCCATTCCCTTTGACAAAGAGCTAGAGGCAAATATCTTTTCAAGCATGCTGCAACGGGTGACCGGCGCCGATCGACAGATCGTCGCCCAACCGTTTGTTCTCTATCTCCAGCTGGCCTGCTTCAATCGGCGCGCATTGCCCCAGCCCCCGCGCACAACCCAGGACCTGCTACGCATCAGCGCCGGCGGCAAAAACTTTGGACTGTCGTATGACTCTGCCCAGATCTTCTGGACAGCAGGCAGCCAGGGGGCCCTACCGGCACTGAATCGGATCGAGCAGAATCAGCCGATCACCCCGCAGGACCGGGACTCGATCACCGCCTGGCTGGCCTGGCTGCAGCAGGCCGCCGCACAGCAGCGGATTCAGTTCTTCGCCAATGAGATGGAACTCAAGCTCGGTCTGCAGAAACGGGAGCTCGACTGGATCACCTGCAGCAGCGCCGATGTGGAGGAACTGAAGGCCAAGCTCGGTGACGATCTCGGGGTCAGCGCTCTGCCCCATGGCCCCTGGCACGCAGCCAGCCCCCCCAACCGCCTGCGCGTGCTGAGCCTGGGCGAAAACTCCAGCCCACGCCAGCGGAACGCCGCCATCACACTGATGGATTACCTGCTGCAGCCGCAGGTACAGCGCAATCTCACGCTGCGCTCTCTGTCGTTTCTTCCCGCGAACAGACACGTCAGGGTGCCGATCAAAAGCTCTTCGATCCTGCAAGCGATGGTGACCTCGCGCAAACAATCAGCCGCAGCATCTGAGTTTCTCAATCACTTCAACCTCAACAAAAAGCTCCGCTCCGGCATGACCACAATCCTCACCCCACTGATCTTCGGCATCAACACACCGGAAGAATCCAGCGACAACTTGATCCTGTTTCTGGCGAACGCACGGCAATGA
- a CDS encoding mechanosensitive ion channel family protein codes for MMELFAEALGWLGYLERSQVAAQVGLIVLIAAGAHLLQQPLLRRRVPRLLRALIGPTVAAVMILILQQHNHASGLMRFLTAAWLGWVLLLFLERGLLRLLPPQRVHELLSRLLRPLYLLAILLLLINRLDSLQDLAVISVGQFFGTPLTLGKLFSSLLVSYLLLIGSGPPAAMVAWMLQKLIGYSDGSRKALELIIRYAVVGVGITAVGFQIGLNTTALVAIAGGLSVGLGFGIKEVFSNFISGIWLLFEGSVRPGEVLMLDGDPCEVRRLGLRATLLWRDRDNAELLIPNQMFFTAQATTYTASDRMRRSEIRIGAAYRHDPRSVIQLLEDTARSVPRVLDHPAPRALQVAYGDSAITYSLRYWIANPMDNIGIISEVNQAIWVAFRRESIEIPFPQQVNTILAPPQPKDRPDAPETTAATPH; via the coding sequence ATGATGGAATTATTCGCGGAAGCACTTGGCTGGCTGGGCTACCTGGAACGCTCCCAGGTGGCTGCTCAGGTGGGCTTGATCGTGCTGATTGCCGCTGGCGCTCACCTTCTTCAGCAACCGCTTTTGCGCCGAAGGGTGCCGCGACTGTTGCGCGCCCTGATCGGACCAACCGTGGCAGCGGTGATGATCCTGATCCTGCAGCAACACAATCACGCCAGCGGCCTGATGCGGTTCCTCACCGCAGCTTGGCTGGGCTGGGTGCTGCTGCTGTTTCTCGAACGCGGTCTGCTGCGATTGCTGCCGCCCCAACGCGTGCACGAACTGCTCAGCCGTCTGCTGCGCCCGCTCTACCTGCTCGCCATCCTGCTGCTACTGATCAATCGCCTCGACAGCCTGCAGGATCTGGCTGTGATCAGCGTGGGCCAGTTCTTCGGCACCCCCCTCACCCTCGGCAAATTATTCAGCTCCCTGTTGGTGAGCTACCTGCTGCTGATCGGCAGCGGCCCGCCAGCGGCAATGGTCGCCTGGATGCTGCAGAAGCTGATCGGCTACAGCGACGGCAGCCGCAAGGCCCTGGAGCTGATCATCCGCTATGCCGTGGTCGGCGTCGGCATCACCGCCGTCGGGTTTCAGATCGGGCTCAACACCACCGCCCTGGTGGCGATCGCTGGCGGCCTGTCCGTGGGCCTGGGCTTCGGGATCAAGGAAGTATTCTCCAATTTCATCAGCGGGATCTGGCTGCTGTTCGAAGGATCGGTGCGTCCCGGCGAAGTGCTGATGCTGGATGGAGATCCCTGTGAGGTGCGCCGACTCGGCCTGCGGGCCACCTTGCTCTGGCGAGATCGCGACAACGCCGAACTGCTGATTCCCAATCAGATGTTTTTCACCGCTCAGGCCACCACCTACACCGCCAGCGACCGGATGCGTCGCAGTGAAATTCGCATCGGCGCCGCCTATCGCCACGACCCCCGCAGCGTGATCCAACTGCTGGAGGACACCGCACGCAGCGTGCCCCGGGTGCTCGACCATCCTGCTCCACGGGCGCTGCAGGTGGCTTACGGCGATTCAGCGATCACCTATTCCCTGCGCTACTGGATCGCCAATCCGATGGACAACATCGGCATCATCAGCGAAGTGAACCAAGCGATCTGGGTTGCGTTCCGGCGCGAGAGCATCGAGATTCCCTTCCCGCAACAGGTCAATACCATCCTGGCGCCGCCTCAACCGAAAGACCGGCCAGACGCTCCAGAAACGACTGCCGCGACCCCGCATTGA
- a CDS encoding 2OG-Fe(II) oxygenase, with amino-acid sequence MDLIARYSNAGYGAVADGVMAFFDRRPDLQRPGVAFGPADAAEPAKVSTDISLVAIDRSDPEAFALAEVIVRGVSAALDRYLQERPLFRQVCPDQELFVLPIFNLQRYAPGEGFRQWHCDWTIGDEATEPVHRVLAWILYCNSVPEAGTEFHWQQHHEDAERGKLVIFPAGPSHIHRGRVNHTHSKTIATGWINAGSRQSFLERLAGLSVEAAPGWY; translated from the coding sequence ATGGACCTGATCGCCCGTTACAGCAATGCCGGTTACGGCGCCGTCGCCGATGGCGTGATGGCGTTTTTTGACCGTCGCCCTGATCTGCAGCGTCCTGGTGTGGCGTTTGGGCCGGCGGATGCCGCCGAACCCGCCAAGGTGAGCACCGATATCAGCCTGGTGGCGATCGATCGCAGCGATCCTGAAGCCTTCGCTTTGGCTGAGGTGATCGTTCGTGGCGTCAGCGCCGCCCTGGATCGCTATCTGCAGGAGCGACCGTTGTTCCGCCAGGTTTGCCCCGATCAGGAGTTGTTTGTGCTGCCGATTTTCAACCTGCAGCGGTATGCGCCTGGCGAGGGATTCCGGCAGTGGCACTGCGACTGGACGATTGGTGATGAGGCCACCGAGCCGGTGCACCGGGTGCTCGCCTGGATTCTTTACTGCAACAGCGTGCCTGAGGCGGGCACGGAATTCCACTGGCAGCAGCACCATGAAGATGCGGAACGGGGGAAACTGGTGATTTTTCCCGCCGGCCCTTCGCACATTCACCGCGGGCGCGTGAATCACACCCACAGCAAAACGATTGCCACCGGTTGGATCAATGCGGGGTCGCGGCAGTCGTTTCTGGAGCGTCTGGCCGGTCTTTCGGTTGAGGCGGCGCCAGGATGGTATTGA
- a CDS encoding oxidoreductase → MGWSAADIPDQRGRLALVTGANSGLGLETTRALLAHGATVLMACRNRERGETARRSLSDQSASKGGSIELLDLDLADLESVDRCAQTVRQRFGRLDLLINNAGVMAPPRQCSRQGYELQFATNHLSHMALTRALLPLMEGQPDARVVTVTSGAQYFGRIAWEDPNGEQRYDRWQAYGQSKLANVMFALELDRKLRDRGSSIRSLAAHPGLARTNLQPASVSANGSRLEALAYRLMDPLFQSAAMGALPQLHAATAASAQSGEHYGPNRLGGLRGYPKRQRVAPAAEDPQQRERLWDLSLKLIEAGPALR, encoded by the coding sequence ATGGGCTGGTCCGCAGCCGACATCCCCGATCAACGGGGTCGTCTCGCCTTGGTGACCGGAGCCAACAGCGGCCTCGGCCTGGAAACCACCCGGGCCCTGCTCGCCCACGGCGCCACCGTGCTGATGGCCTGCCGCAACCGGGAACGGGGGGAAACGGCACGCCGGAGCCTGAGCGATCAGAGCGCCTCAAAGGGGGGCAGCATCGAGCTGCTGGATCTCGATTTGGCCGATCTGGAGAGCGTGGATCGCTGCGCACAAACGGTTCGCCAACGCTTTGGCCGCCTTGATCTGCTGATCAACAACGCCGGAGTGATGGCTCCACCACGGCAGTGCAGCCGGCAGGGTTACGAGCTGCAGTTCGCCACCAACCATCTCAGCCACATGGCGCTCACCAGAGCGCTGCTGCCGCTGATGGAGGGGCAGCCGGATGCACGGGTGGTCACCGTCACCTCAGGAGCCCAGTATTTCGGCCGGATCGCCTGGGAGGATCCCAACGGCGAGCAGCGTTACGACCGCTGGCAGGCCTACGGCCAGAGCAAACTGGCCAACGTGATGTTCGCGCTTGAACTCGACCGGAAACTCCGTGATCGAGGCAGCAGCATCCGCTCCCTGGCGGCCCATCCCGGCTTGGCGCGCACCAACCTGCAACCAGCGTCGGTTTCGGCGAATGGCTCCCGGCTGGAAGCCCTGGCCTATCGCCTCATGGATCCCTTGTTCCAGAGTGCGGCCATGGGAGCCCTCCCCCAGCTTCATGCCGCCACTGCTGCATCAGCCCAAAGCGGGGAGCACTACGGCCCAAACCGCCTGGGGGGTTTGCGGGGCTACCCCAAACGTCAACGTGTGGCTCCCGCCGCCGAAGACCCCCAGCAACGGGAGCGGTTGTGGGACCTCAGCCTCAAGCTGATCGAAGCCGGCCCGGCACTTCGCTAG
- a CDS encoding transcriptional repressor — protein MAIHPTSANARQQRLLDELERCGDEMSGQQLHRVLQDGNQPMGLATVYRHLRLLQQQGLVRCRHLPNGEAMYAPLGRDRHHLTCVSCGQTRVLPQCPIHDLTVPEEQRQDFALLFHTLEFFGLCSHCQSQQEVTG, from the coding sequence ATGGCCATCCATCCCACCTCAGCCAATGCGCGACAACAGCGGCTGCTGGACGAACTCGAGCGCTGCGGCGATGAGATGAGCGGCCAACAGCTGCATCGCGTGCTGCAGGACGGCAACCAACCGATGGGACTGGCCACGGTGTATCGCCACCTGCGCCTGCTGCAGCAACAGGGACTGGTGCGCTGTCGCCACCTGCCCAATGGCGAAGCGATGTATGCACCACTCGGCCGGGATCGCCATCACCTCACCTGCGTGAGCTGCGGCCAGACCCGGGTCTTACCGCAATGCCCGATTCACGACCTGACGGTGCCGGAGGAGCAGCGACAGGATTTCGCACTGCTCTTCCACACCCTCGAGTTCTTCGGACTCTGTTCGCACTGCCAGAGTCAGCAGGAAGTCACTGGATGA
- a CDS encoding metal-binding protein codes for MTSGRDHDRATTIASLPLALLLMPIFGGGAAALGGLTFLIGGLWLSPDLDTHSRAFQRWGPLRPLWWPYQRLLRHRSLISHSPVLGSAGRLLYLAGLIAGLAWLLQPWGTPSPGELRSALARLWQDQRAMSLAMLCGLEASAWLHLIQDGDPVPRLPRLLRRQRRRPRRRTRQRR; via the coding sequence ATGACCTCCGGCCGGGACCATGACCGTGCCACGACGATCGCCAGCCTGCCCCTGGCACTCCTGCTGATGCCGATTTTCGGAGGCGGAGCGGCAGCTCTGGGAGGCCTGACGTTTCTGATCGGTGGCCTCTGGCTCTCACCCGACCTCGACACCCACTCCCGCGCCTTCCAGCGCTGGGGACCGCTACGGCCGCTGTGGTGGCCCTACCAACGGCTGTTGCGCCATCGCTCCCTGATCTCCCATTCCCCGGTGCTCGGTAGCGCCGGTCGGCTGCTGTATCTGGCCGGCCTGATCGCCGGGCTGGCCTGGCTGCTCCAGCCCTGGGGTACCCCCAGCCCCGGGGAGCTGAGATCGGCACTGGCCAGGCTGTGGCAAGACCAGCGCGCCATGAGCCTGGCCATGCTGTGTGGGCTGGAAGCCAGCGCCTGGCTGCATTTGATCCAGGACGGCGACCCGGTGCCACGCCTGCCTCGGTTGCTGCGCCGCCAACGCCGCAGGCCCCGCCGCCGCACGAGGCAACGACGCTGA